GACGCCAAAAATGTCCCGGTACGCCGCGGCGAGGCGAAGCCTCGCGTGGCGCGGGCTCCCATCGGAACGCCGCAGGTCGTTGACGACAATTCGCGCGCCGAGGCGCGCGGCCGCCGACCGCATTAAGCGGGGTGATGTGTACTGCGTTGTGTCGACCAGCACAGCGTCGAATCGGACGTCGGGGGCGTGCGCGTGCAGCGCATCGAGCTGATCGACGGGAGTCATGCCGAAGGACTCGTCGTCAAGCATCCCGATGTTCGCCGTCAGCAGGCGGTGCGCGGGTGACGCGATTATCGCCTCGCGCAACTTCGGCACGATGAAGTGCGGCATGACCGAAGAAAACCACGATCCGGGTCCGAACACGAGCCAGTCGGCGCTGGCAACCGCGTCTAGGACCTCGTCTGGCACGGCGGGATCCTCGGGCGTGAGACCGATCTGCGTGATCCGCCCGGACGCAAGCGCAACGTTGCTTTGCCCCACCACGATGTGGGATTTCCCGTCGCTTTCAACGTGGGCCCGGATTTCGAGCGGGACGGCCGCCATCGGCAGGACGCGCCCGCGCGCGCCGAGCAGGCGCGCGATCCAGTCAAGGCCCTCAACGTTGTCGCCCAAAAGCTCCCACAACGCCAAGATCAGCAGGTTCCCGACAGCGTGCTGGTTCAGCGGGCCATCGGAGTCGAACCGGTATTGCAGCACGTCACGCCAGGTTTGACCCCATTCCGAGTCGTCACACAGCGCCGAAAGCGCCATCCGCAGATCGCCGGGTGGCAGCTCGCCAAATTCCTCGCGGAGTCTGCCCGATGATCCTCCGTCGTCGGCAACGGTCACGACAGCGCTGATCCGGTCGGTAACCAGGCGCAACGCGCCGAGGGTCGCCGCGAGCCCGTGCCCGCCGCCGAAGGCGACGACGGATGGACGGGTGTCAACGTGCCGGGGCGTGGGGTCCGGAATGGCAGCGGAAGCCACCGGGATCGCGCCCGTCGCCGGAGAATTGGTGCGAATGGGACCCATTTTCACTCCCTCCCAAGGTCTCGCGCGGACACCTGCACGCTGTGCCCGCCCTCGCGCAGCAACGCGCTCAACGCATCCGCAATGGCGACGGACCGATGCTGGCCCCCGGTGCAACCAATCGCGATGGTGGTGTGGCGTTTTTCTTCGCGTATGTACCCTGCCAAGACCGGTTCGAGCGCGGCCGCGTAGCGGGTGACAAATTCACGAGCGCCCTCTTGGCCAAGAACATAGTCCCGAACGGGTGCATCGTGGCCGTTGAGGTGTCGCAGCTCGGTTATCCAGTATGGGTTCGCCAGGAAGCGCACGTCGGCTACGTGATCCGCGTCGAGCGGTAAACCGTGCTTGAACCCGAATGACATCACCACGATTCGCAACTCCCCTGGGTCCTCGCTGTGTACGGCTGTGCGCATGGCGCGCGCCAGCTCGTTCACGGAGAGGTTCGACGTATCGATGACGGAATCCGATCGCCGCTTGATCGGTGCCAATAGTTCGCGCTCGGCCGCGATGCCTTCGAGGAGCCGCCCTTCGGGCCGCAACGGGTGGGGCCGGCGCACCTGTTCGAAGCGGCGCACCAAAGCTTCGTCGGATGCGTCGAGGAAGACCATCTGCACGTTGATTGGGGTTTGCCGCAGTTGCTCGACGACGCCTTGCAAGTCATTGAAGAATTCC
This is a stretch of genomic DNA from Rarobacter incanus. It encodes these proteins:
- a CDS encoding gluconeogenesis factor YvcK family protein — protein: MGPIRTNSPATGAIPVASAAIPDPTPRHVDTRPSVVAFGGGHGLAATLGALRLVTDRISAVVTVADDGGSSGRLREEFGELPPGDLRMALSALCDDSEWGQTWRDVLQYRFDSDGPLNQHAVGNLLILALWELLGDNVEGLDWIARLLGARGRVLPMAAVPLEIRAHVESDGKSHIVVGQSNVALASGRITQIGLTPEDPAVPDEVLDAVASADWLVFGPGSWFSSVMPHFIVPKLREAIIASPAHRLLTANIGMLDDESFGMTPVDQLDALHAHAPDVRFDAVLVDTTQYTSPRLMRSAAARLGARIVVNDLRRSDGSPRHARLRLAAAYRDIFGVEDAD
- the rapZ gene encoding RNase adapter RapZ, with product MSEPNPMTVPMGIPAVEAAAHRPVPDDTELLIITGMSGAGRTRAAAALEDMQWFVVDNLPPNLLPPLVELAARAGSTVRKIAVVLDVRGKEFFNDLQGVVEQLRQTPINVQMVFLDASDEALVRRFEQVRRPHPLRPEGRLLEGIAAERELLAPIKRRSDSVIDTSNLSVNELARAMRTAVHSEDPGELRIVVMSFGFKHGLPLDADHVADVRFLANPYWITELRHLNGHDAPVRDYVLGQEGAREFVTRYAAALEPVLAGYIREEKRHTTIAIGCTGGQHRSVAIADALSALLREGGHSVQVSARDLGRE